In a genomic window of Infirmifilum sp. NZ:
- a CDS encoding carbohydrate kinase family protein, giving the protein MSQSGYDVVTVGHILLDLRFCVDRFATPDRESRISSQSHGVGGSAANVAIGVRRLGGRSTVIGKVGFDDFGKNALEDLVREGVDVSNVKIQAMNGKTGFTIVIIDSTGQIIMYGHKGVAEELLPEEVNTSVFEKTKFVHIASLRIDTATHAARVAREKGAFVSWDPGRVQAKLGLEKLRPIISLADLVLPNEIEVREITGEEDLRRAADALLEAGARIVVVKRGGKGVYVSTRDEEFEAPAYLPGRVVDTTGAGDALAAGILMGLKRYPLRDAVRFATVVAGIKVTRLGSHEIPTMQEVEAELRKIGFEPQG; this is encoded by the coding sequence ATGTCCCAGAGCGGCTACGACGTCGTCACCGTGGGCCACATCCTCCTCGACTTGAGGTTCTGCGTCGACCGCTTCGCGACGCCCGACAGGGAGAGCAGGATCAGCAGCCAGAGCCACGGCGTCGGGGGCTCTGCGGCCAACGTGGCTATCGGCGTCAGGAGGCTGGGCGGGAGGTCCACGGTGATCGGCAAGGTAGGGTTCGACGACTTCGGCAAGAACGCGCTCGAGGACCTCGTGAGGGAGGGCGTAGACGTCTCCAACGTGAAGATCCAGGCTATGAACGGCAAGACAGGCTTCACGATAGTAATCATTGACTCCACGGGCCAGATCATCATGTACGGGCACAAGGGTGTCGCCGAGGAGCTTCTTCCAGAGGAGGTGAACACGAGCGTGTTCGAGAAGACGAAGTTCGTCCACATCGCCAGCCTCAGGATCGACACCGCCACCCACGCCGCCAGGGTCGCTCGGGAAAAGGGGGCCTTCGTTTCATGGGACCCCGGGAGGGTTCAGGCGAAGCTTGGGCTTGAGAAGCTCAGGCCCATCATCTCCCTGGCCGACCTGGTTCTCCCGAACGAGATAGAGGTCCGCGAGATCACGGGGGAGGAGGACCTCAGGAGGGCTGCGGACGCCCTGCTCGAGGCCGGTGCCAGGATAGTCGTCGTGAAGCGCGGCGGCAAGGGCGTCTACGTCTCCACAAGGGACGAGGAGTTCGAGGCCCCCGCGTACCTGCCTGGAAGGGTCGTCGACACCACGGGAGCCGGCGACGCGCTGGCCGCCGGGATCCTGATGGGCCTGAAAAGGTACCCCCTGAGGGACGCGGTGAGGTTCGCCACCGTCGTGGCAGGCATTAAGGTGACTCGGCTCGGCTCGCACGAGATACCCACGATGCAGGAGGTTGAGGCCGAGCTCAGGAAGATAGGCTTCGAGCCCCAGGGCTAA
- a CDS encoding VIT1/CCC1 transporter family protein, which translates to MARGASLAERAREFALDELFDSLLYQAMAERERNPANKSILLEMAKQERMHYEFWKRLSDEVKLGPRETFRLRLFNFTSRLLGKVFTIKLLERHEGDVVAEYEEVLKSGALAEDDSRILERIIEDERSHENALANQIEEFAVRHLGAIALGMSDAIIELSGVHAGFLGYTSSSIYTGIAGLIVGVSASMSMAAAAYLQSKQERGKSPGSTAAVTGVMYMLTVVLLTAPFLLGLPIVSALAASLLLAFLILAFFSFYSSVIMERAFARDYLENVGVIFLVVTIGYFFGELVKSVTGLSL; encoded by the coding sequence ATGGCTAGGGGTGCCTCGCTAGCCGAGAGGGCTAGGGAGTTCGCTCTTGACGAGCTCTTCGACTCTCTGCTCTACCAGGCGATGGCTGAGCGCGAGCGGAACCCTGCCAACAAGAGCATCCTGCTGGAGATGGCTAAGCAGGAGAGAATGCACTACGAGTTCTGGAAGAGGCTGTCCGACGAGGTTAAGCTGGGCCCGAGAGAAACCTTCAGGCTGAGGCTGTTCAACTTTACCTCCAGGCTCCTCGGGAAGGTCTTCACGATAAAGCTCCTCGAGAGGCACGAGGGGGACGTGGTGGCTGAGTACGAGGAGGTCCTGAAGTCCGGAGCCCTCGCTGAGGATGACTCGAGGATCCTTGAGAGGATCATTGAGGATGAGAGGAGCCACGAAAACGCCCTCGCGAACCAGATCGAGGAGTTCGCCGTGCGCCACCTTGGCGCAATCGCGCTCGGGATGAGCGACGCTATCATCGAGCTCTCCGGGGTCCACGCCGGCTTCCTAGGCTACACCTCCTCCTCGATCTACACTGGGATCGCCGGGCTCATCGTCGGGGTGAGCGCCAGCATGTCGATGGCTGCGGCGGCGTACCTGCAGTCGAAGCAGGAGAGGGGGAAGTCCCCGGGCTCCACCGCGGCGGTCACGGGGGTGATGTACATGCTGACGGTCGTCCTCCTCACGGCGCCGTTCCTCCTGGGACTACCAATCGTATCCGCCCTCGCAGCGTCCCTGCTCCTGGCCTTCTTGATCCTGGCTTTCTTCTCCTTCTACAGCTCTGTGATCATGGAGAGGGCCTTCGCCAGGGACTACCTCGAGAACGTGGGCGTCATATTCCTGGTGGTGACCATAGGGTACTTCTTCGGGGAGCTGGTGAAGAGCGTCACGGGGCTCTCCCTGTAA
- a CDS encoding YkgJ family cysteine cluster protein — protein sequence MPGLDCEVRVDCRAGGAFCAKCCRNAVVPLLREDYERLKAMLGDVEGYVEWVEGVPVLKRVNGACVFLEEATGRCRVYEDRPLACRLYPLVYSPGTWVHADPRCPRAASVTMDVVARCGSLVEKFPLLLKESWGLELGATRSQPAPLAASSASAGAIQRGSRRGR from the coding sequence ATGCCCGGCCTCGACTGCGAGGTCAGGGTTGACTGCAGAGCGGGCGGAGCGTTCTGCGCCAAGTGCTGCCGGAACGCGGTGGTGCCCCTCCTGAGAGAGGACTACGAGAGGCTAAAGGCGATGCTGGGCGACGTCGAGGGCTACGTGGAGTGGGTTGAGGGAGTGCCGGTCCTCAAGAGGGTTAACGGCGCCTGCGTGTTCCTCGAGGAGGCGACCGGTAGGTGCAGGGTGTACGAGGACAGGCCCCTTGCCTGCAGGCTCTACCCCCTGGTCTACTCGCCGGGCACGTGGGTGCATGCGGACCCCCGTTGCCCGAGGGCCGCCTCCGTGACCATGGACGTCGTCGCGAGGTGCGGCTCGCTCGTGGAGAAGTTCCCGCTGCTCCTGAAGGAGAGCTGGGGCCTGGAGCTTGGGGCTACACGTTCACAACCAGCTCCTCTAGCGGCTTCCTCGGCCTCGGCGGGGGCGATTCAGCGGGGAAGCCGACGGGGAAGATAG
- a CDS encoding nitroreductase family protein translates to MPDCSEFLLSRRSVRKFTGEPVPEELVRRALELARFAPSAHNRQPWRFYVVRDKSKLEHLARIHRWSKPIEGAQLAIAVFSDSSASPDSHLVDGSIAATYLWLALHCVGLTTVWIYTLNAVEEIRRILGAPSNLYPIAIFPVGFPAESPPPRPRKPLEELVVNV, encoded by the coding sequence ATGCCGGATTGCTCGGAGTTCCTCCTCTCGAGGAGGAGCGTTCGGAAATTCACGGGCGAGCCTGTCCCCGAAGAGCTCGTCCGCAGAGCCCTCGAGCTCGCGCGCTTCGCGCCCAGCGCCCACAACCGGCAGCCCTGGAGGTTCTACGTCGTCCGCGACAAGTCCAAGCTGGAGCATCTCGCGAGGATACACAGGTGGTCTAAGCCCATCGAGGGGGCCCAGCTGGCCATCGCGGTTTTCTCGGACTCATCAGCCTCCCCCGACTCCCACCTTGTCGACGGCTCCATCGCGGCAACGTACCTCTGGCTGGCCCTCCACTGCGTCGGGCTGACAACCGTGTGGATATACACCCTCAACGCGGTCGAGGAGATACGCAGGATCCTGGGCGCCCCCAGCAACCTCTACCCGATAGCTATCTTCCCCGTCGGCTTCCCCGCTGAATCGCCCCCGCCGAGGCCGAGGAAGCCGCTAGAGGAGCTGGTTGTGAACGTGTAG
- a CDS encoding NUDIX hydrolase — MSGREFPAYAIAGVSALVVRDGRVLLVKRGGQPGAGLWALPGGAVEAGEGVAEAASRELFEETGLSAPVLGVAGVADIIVRENGGVRFHYVLVAVVFDSSRLSGELRPGGDAVDVGWFDAAEVTGRGDVARSTRMIVGEVLRSGVRYVPIFG; from the coding sequence ATGTCTGGGCGTGAGTTTCCTGCTTATGCTATCGCCGGTGTGAGCGCGCTTGTGGTACGCGACGGGAGGGTTTTGCTCGTTAAGAGGGGTGGTCAGCCGGGTGCCGGGCTCTGGGCTCTGCCGGGTGGGGCTGTGGAGGCTGGTGAGGGTGTGGCAGAGGCCGCGTCAAGGGAGCTCTTCGAGGAGACGGGGTTGTCTGCGCCGGTGCTGGGTGTGGCTGGGGTGGCTGATATCATTGTGAGGGAGAACGGGGGTGTTAGGTTCCACTATGTTCTCGTGGCTGTTGTGTTCGACTCTTCGCGGCTCTCGGGGGAGCTGAGGCCAGGTGGCGACGCTGTCGACGTGGGGTGGTTTGACGCAGCTGAGGTTACTGGGAGGGGTGACGTGGCTAGGTCCACGAGGATGATAGTGGGGGAGGTTCTTCGCAGCGGTGTTAGGTATGTGCCAATCTTCGGGTGA
- a CDS encoding ferritin family protein, with protein MLSKNPLEVPPGRRFSREEIAQALRLAIIAELDAINLYVQLASASDDPLVRKVFMDVAKEEKTHVGEFLSLLKRIDPEQVKELEAGEEEVRELSGEK; from the coding sequence ATGCTGTCGAAGAACCCGCTTGAAGTCCCCCCTGGGAGGCGTTTCTCCCGGGAGGAGATCGCGCAGGCCTTGAGGCTCGCCATTATAGCGGAGCTGGACGCGATCAACCTGTACGTCCAGCTTGCCAGCGCGTCAGACGACCCTCTCGTCCGGAAGGTTTTCATGGACGTGGCGAAGGAGGAGAAGACGCACGTGGGCGAGTTCCTTTCCCTCCTCAAGAGAATCGATCCCGAGCAGGTTAAGGAGCTGGAGGCGGGCGAGGAGGAGGTTAGGGAGCTCTCAGGGGAGAAGTAG
- a CDS encoding molybdopterin-dependent oxidoreductase has translation MNPRAVVTACPRDCYDTCFIEVDTRTLEARASPLNPVTQGFLCPRGRADKARVLSEERVLYPHVRASGKGSGFVRASWDEALDLVASRLRRVLEEHGPESVLHVEYAGNMGLLTWYYPQRLWNRIGAARTDYSICSRSGHEALSLHYGLSYGRPPEDMQGSRLLVFWGFNAAVSAVHLWQLALKARSSGALIATVDPRRSETAKRSDLFVQVKPGTDVALAYGVAREIIEMGLVDEVFVARYTYGFEEFKEEALRWTPERVESITGVPPSTVRKLAESYGALKPSVTLIGFGVQKSRQGAEVVRAVSLIPALVGVHRGFYYSNSRGFYVNYSALTLEDTYRPSRVVSQVALADLVERGEFKFIFIYNSNPALTLPRSDKLARGFSREDVFLVVHDTHWTETARMADVVLPAPTFYEKDDVVIPYSHRYVVFSRRALEPLGESRDEVWLTCALAERLGLPEVCADPIQALRSALEGALEGSFEDLLSGRVLRLRYRPLDEYQTPSGRIELYSTAAAQRGLSPLPVQAEAGGEGFVLLNTALPLYTHTQFRDVYGEIPPVVHVNPEDARSLGLAEGEVVEVFNENGVVELRVHVTSDVPRGVLWSPRELVGLNGNPQNVLVSAETQPIGGGPVFNSTTVIIRKKELATSPLRAP, from the coding sequence ATGAACCCTAGAGCAGTTGTAACCGCCTGTCCGAGGGACTGCTACGACACCTGCTTCATAGAGGTCGATACCCGAACCCTGGAAGCGAGGGCCAGCCCCCTCAACCCCGTCACCCAGGGCTTCCTGTGCCCGCGCGGGAGGGCGGACAAGGCTAGAGTCCTCTCGGAGGAGAGGGTTCTGTACCCGCACGTCAGGGCCAGCGGCAAGGGTTCGGGGTTCGTGCGCGCCTCGTGGGACGAGGCCCTCGATCTCGTCGCCTCGAGGCTGAGGCGGGTGCTGGAGGAGCACGGGCCCGAGAGCGTTCTGCACGTCGAGTACGCGGGGAACATGGGGCTTCTGACGTGGTACTACCCGCAGAGGCTCTGGAACAGGATCGGAGCCGCTAGAACGGACTACAGCATCTGCAGCAGGAGCGGGCACGAGGCGCTGTCGCTCCACTACGGGCTGAGCTACGGCAGGCCCCCAGAGGACATGCAGGGCTCAAGGCTCCTCGTTTTCTGGGGCTTCAACGCCGCGGTGAGCGCGGTCCACCTGTGGCAGCTGGCGCTCAAGGCAAGGTCCTCCGGGGCGCTCATCGCAACCGTCGACCCGCGCAGGAGCGAGACGGCCAAGAGGAGCGACCTGTTCGTCCAGGTGAAGCCCGGGACCGACGTCGCCCTCGCGTACGGCGTAGCAAGGGAGATCATAGAGATGGGGCTCGTCGACGAGGTGTTCGTGGCGAGGTACACTTACGGCTTCGAGGAGTTCAAGGAGGAGGCCTTGAGGTGGACCCCGGAGCGCGTCGAGAGCATTACAGGCGTTCCCCCGAGCACTGTGAGAAAGCTGGCGGAGTCCTACGGCGCGCTCAAGCCGAGCGTAACGCTCATCGGGTTTGGTGTGCAGAAGAGCAGGCAGGGCGCCGAGGTCGTGAGGGCCGTCTCGCTGATTCCCGCCCTAGTGGGCGTCCACAGGGGGTTCTACTACTCGAACAGCAGGGGCTTCTACGTCAACTACAGCGCTCTTACGCTGGAGGACACCTACAGGCCCTCGAGGGTCGTCAGCCAGGTGGCCCTCGCGGACCTCGTTGAGAGAGGCGAGTTCAAGTTCATCTTCATCTACAACTCCAACCCCGCCCTAACGCTCCCCAGGTCTGACAAGCTGGCCAGGGGCTTCTCGAGGGAGGACGTCTTCCTGGTGGTGCACGACACCCACTGGACCGAGACGGCTAGGATGGCGGACGTGGTGCTACCGGCCCCCACATTCTACGAGAAGGACGACGTCGTCATACCCTACAGCCACCGCTACGTCGTCTTCTCCAGGAGGGCGCTGGAGCCCCTAGGGGAGTCGCGTGACGAGGTCTGGCTCACCTGCGCCCTCGCCGAGAGGCTCGGCCTCCCCGAGGTCTGCGCAGACCCCATCCAGGCGCTAAGGTCGGCCCTAGAGGGAGCCCTGGAGGGGAGCTTCGAGGACCTCCTGAGCGGGAGAGTGTTGAGGCTCAGGTACCGCCCCCTAGACGAGTACCAGACCCCCAGCGGGAGAATAGAGCTCTACTCAACGGCCGCCGCACAGCGGGGGCTGAGCCCCCTCCCGGTGCAGGCTGAGGCGGGAGGCGAGGGCTTCGTGCTCCTGAACACCGCTCTTCCCCTCTACACCCACACGCAGTTCCGGGACGTCTATGGGGAGATCCCCCCGGTCGTGCACGTAAACCCTGAGGACGCTCGGAGCCTGGGGTTGGCTGAAGGCGAGGTCGTCGAGGTGTTCAACGAGAACGGGGTCGTCGAGCTGAGGGTGCACGTCACGAGCGACGTGCCGAGGGGCGTCCTCTGGTCCCCCCGCGAGCTCGTAGGCCTGAACGGGAACCCCCAGAACGTCCTCGTTAGCGCGGAGACTCAGCCAATCGGAGGAGGCCCCGTCTTCAACTCGACGACGGTGATAATCAGGAAAAAGGAGTTAGCTACTTCTCCCCTGAGAGCTCCCTAA
- the hypD gene encoding hydrogenase formation protein HypD, with protein sequence MDSATSTAELIARTQLIEEAFRRNEQLARKLVDVIHSRFREATRVLGVDRLKIMDFCGTHEWTIVHFGLRSLMPDGLELVAGPGCPVCVTPSRYIEEAIRLALDGVRVYTYGDTFKLRTINEVRGFYSLEEARSRGADVKMVTGLPDAVRDARRHGKDSLFLGIGFETVAPGYAQAVLSGHVPENLKLLSLVKLTPPAMFYSLDILREKPPEPPVMGVIAPGHVSTITGAKAWEPVAENYSIPVVVSGFEPIDVLASIAEILSQLARREARVRIEYTRAVTWAGDLKAQAMIHKAFYAVDDAWRGIGFLPLSGLRLREAFSSLDAFKQFGIPELKPEDWRKDTPPGCRCAEVTLGKAKPTDCPMFLKKCTPEKPYGPCMVSLEGTCAVWARFGGGGVADDIARELGLK encoded by the coding sequence GTGGACTCTGCAACGAGCACCGCTGAGCTCATAGCCAGGACCCAGCTGATCGAGGAGGCTTTTAGGAGGAACGAGCAGCTGGCCAGGAAGCTTGTTGACGTCATCCACTCGCGCTTCCGCGAGGCCACGAGGGTCCTCGGGGTCGACAGGTTGAAGATCATGGACTTCTGCGGCACCCACGAGTGGACCATAGTGCACTTCGGGCTACGGAGCCTCATGCCCGACGGGCTTGAGCTGGTCGCGGGGCCCGGGTGCCCCGTCTGCGTCACGCCATCGAGGTACATCGAGGAGGCTATCAGGCTCGCGCTGGACGGCGTGAGGGTGTACACGTACGGGGACACGTTCAAGCTGAGGACGATCAACGAGGTGCGGGGCTTCTACTCCCTGGAAGAGGCGAGAAGCAGGGGGGCGGACGTCAAGATGGTGACCGGCCTGCCCGATGCCGTCAGGGACGCGAGGAGGCACGGCAAGGACTCCCTGTTCCTCGGGATAGGCTTCGAGACTGTCGCCCCGGGCTACGCTCAGGCGGTGCTCAGCGGGCACGTACCCGAGAACCTCAAGCTGCTGAGCCTCGTCAAGCTCACGCCGCCGGCGATGTTCTACTCGCTCGACATCCTGCGCGAGAAGCCGCCAGAGCCGCCCGTCATGGGCGTCATCGCCCCCGGGCACGTCTCCACCATAACCGGTGCAAAGGCCTGGGAGCCCGTCGCCGAGAACTACTCGATCCCTGTCGTCGTCTCGGGGTTCGAGCCCATTGACGTCCTCGCGTCGATAGCGGAGATTCTCAGCCAGCTCGCCAGGCGGGAGGCCAGGGTGAGGATCGAGTACACCCGCGCTGTGACGTGGGCCGGGGACCTCAAGGCCCAGGCCATGATCCACAAGGCCTTCTACGCCGTCGACGACGCGTGGCGCGGGATAGGCTTCCTGCCGCTCAGCGGCCTGAGGCTCAGGGAAGCCTTCTCGAGCCTGGACGCCTTCAAGCAGTTCGGCATCCCGGAGCTGAAGCCGGAGGACTGGAGGAAGGACACCCCACCGGGCTGCCGGTGCGCCGAGGTCACCCTGGGCAAGGCGAAGCCAACGGACTGCCCCATGTTCCTGAAGAAGTGCACCCCCGAGAAGCCCTACGGGCCCTGCATGGTTTCGCTGGAGGGGACATGCGCGGTTTGGGCCCGGTTCGGGGGCGGCGGCGTCGCGGATGACATTGCACGCGAGCTCGGGTTGAAGTAG
- a CDS encoding ABC transporter ATP-binding protein: MSDIIRLENVWKIYDGSTGQVIAVKDVTMSVKQGEFFAIIGPSGSGKTTTLHLIGGLDRPTQGRITVAGVDITSLRSDEELSRYRNETVGFVFQLFYLIPRLRVVENVELPLIKKGIPREVRRRMALEALRMVGLEGVECKFPNQLSGGEQQRVAIARAIVSKPKILLADEPTGNLDATNSQMVMDLFKKLNREQGITIVMVTHNLELIWNCNRVARMHSGSLVDIYTPDRYDELIASFVKKG; the protein is encoded by the coding sequence ATGAGTGACATCATAAGGCTCGAGAACGTCTGGAAGATCTACGATGGCTCAACAGGCCAGGTCATCGCCGTAAAAGATGTCACGATGAGCGTGAAGCAGGGCGAGTTCTTCGCGATAATCGGGCCCAGCGGGAGCGGCAAGACGACGACCCTTCACCTAATCGGGGGCCTTGACCGGCCGACGCAGGGCAGGATCACCGTTGCCGGGGTCGACATAACGTCGCTGAGGAGCGACGAGGAGCTGAGCAGGTACAGGAACGAGACCGTCGGCTTCGTGTTCCAGCTCTTCTACCTAATCCCGAGGCTCAGAGTCGTGGAGAACGTCGAGCTACCTCTCATAAAGAAGGGCATCCCGAGAGAAGTGAGGAGGAGGATGGCCCTAGAGGCCCTGAGGATGGTGGGCCTTGAGGGCGTCGAGTGCAAGTTCCCGAATCAGCTGAGTGGGGGTGAGCAGCAGAGGGTGGCGATAGCCAGGGCCATCGTCTCCAAGCCAAAGATCCTGCTGGCGGACGAGCCCACGGGCAACCTCGACGCCACGAACTCCCAGATGGTGATGGACCTCTTTAAGAAGCTGAACAGGGAGCAGGGCATAACCATCGTCATGGTGACCCACAACCTCGAGCTCATCTGGAACTGCAACAGGGTGGCGAGGATGCACAGCGGCTCGCTGGTAGACATCTACACTCCTGACAGGTACGATGAGCTCATCGCGAGCTTCGTGAAGAAGGGCTAG
- a CDS encoding ABC transporter permease, with translation MKASDYFYLAFTSIKEKRGRALGAIIGVMIAVVALSAALGIGESFQKSFVEQLQRTIAANSIIVTGGYAGGFTDADIAYFKRIPGVKDAFGIAMTTGTVYASGGEQSVTIVAIDPQHLPIYLGVSDMSQVVEEGSLEPNGLGVLVSNNLWRDPNTGQKLLDVGSSLVVRLRSKDAQLVVVGLMKQASTIMGGPTGSYYIYMDPSAYFSYVSNTRNYGGVIILVSDLNRLNEITSEVKAVAPPGSNIISAAAMVSQFTALVGALQTFIALISAVGMGVTALWIFDSTTISVVQRTKEIGILKALGYTSNDVLLIFLLEAVIVSAIGIAGGLALAAIASLLVKIPMFTFELRLTLSPNVLATSSLLPLAMNALAAYIPSRRGAALRPVEALRYE, from the coding sequence TTGAAGGCATCAGACTACTTCTACCTGGCCTTCACCAGCATTAAGGAAAAGCGGGGCAGGGCTTTGGGAGCAATCATAGGAGTCATGATAGCCGTCGTGGCCCTCAGCGCGGCGCTCGGCATAGGCGAAAGCTTCCAGAAGAGCTTCGTGGAGCAACTGCAGAGGACTATAGCGGCCAACAGCATCATCGTGACGGGGGGCTACGCAGGCGGCTTCACGGACGCCGACATAGCCTACTTCAAGAGAATACCGGGGGTGAAGGATGCATTCGGTATAGCCATGACGACGGGAACAGTGTACGCTTCCGGTGGAGAGCAGTCCGTCACAATAGTGGCGATAGACCCGCAGCACCTCCCCATCTACCTAGGCGTGTCGGATATGTCCCAGGTGGTGGAGGAGGGCTCTCTGGAGCCCAACGGGCTCGGCGTACTCGTCTCGAACAACCTCTGGAGAGACCCCAACACAGGTCAGAAGCTGCTCGACGTCGGCTCTTCCCTCGTGGTACGGCTCCGCTCCAAGGACGCCCAGCTGGTAGTGGTGGGCCTCATGAAGCAGGCCTCGACGATAATGGGCGGCCCAACAGGATCTTATTACATTTACATGGATCCCAGTGCGTACTTCAGCTACGTCTCGAACACTAGGAACTACGGTGGCGTCATAATACTCGTCTCAGACCTGAATAGGCTCAACGAAATAACCAGCGAGGTCAAGGCGGTTGCGCCGCCGGGGTCGAACATAATATCCGCGGCCGCGATGGTCAGCCAGTTCACAGCGCTGGTCGGGGCGCTCCAGACGTTCATAGCCCTTATATCCGCGGTCGGCATGGGGGTCACGGCCCTCTGGATATTCGACAGCACCACGATAAGCGTCGTGCAGAGGACTAAGGAGATAGGCATACTAAAAGCCCTGGGGTACACCAGCAACGATGTCCTGCTGATATTCCTCCTCGAGGCCGTCATCGTGTCGGCTATAGGCATAGCCGGCGGCCTCGCCCTCGCCGCCATAGCCTCGCTCCTAGTTAAGATACCGATGTTCACCTTCGAGCTGAGGCTGACCCTCTCCCCCAACGTACTGGCGACATCGTCCCTATTACCGCTTGCGATGAACGCCCTAGCCGCGTACATACCGTCTAGGAGAGGGGCTGCGCTTCGACCGGTGGAGGCGCTCAGGTATGAGTGA
- a CDS encoding COG1361 S-layer family protein encodes MREKTLAVLSAILILVAIAASAPPIQPSTASTRGGTVYVFNVESISVTGGSGTTRTVTVTLSYFGKYTLLASSIALQPQCNASVLSEQPVQLGSWRPGTAKVATFTLDGARAPAVCPVKLLITWEDSWDDASSMNTQASGSTSLDASITACWSEDLRVSLMPQMVYMNSINGVLLDVVNNGSSTLRKVSVTVTGQGVTILNASVPLTYQLQELPAGAHFTAPLSVVPQSSFPTVTVTLSYVDCTGNAKTTAYSIPLYASQGQSILVVPSPSSVLAGSRSNVTLNVINLGSVEASNLQVILSLQGSPLAIDPVMANLGSLKPGETKSFTVRVDVPSTASASVPVTYQAVYYTPGGGLTFTQGSFTLFILQRSSLSITSIEVVPQRAEVGTNVVFALSIINDGTYPVYAVNVTAYPPEGLASARSLYTFLGQLNPQVLTSVPFTFRAVKEGSYEVRFRVTYRDAYGKTAYVERTAVVEVVPASSAPSSSSSQHSSSNGYLALLVVAVVAVAGLYLYWRRQRRGAAG; translated from the coding sequence ATGAGGGAAAAAACCCTAGCTGTACTGTCCGCTATTCTGATACTCGTAGCCATCGCCGCATCAGCTCCCCCGATCCAGCCCTCAACCGCGAGCACGAGGGGAGGCACCGTTTACGTATTCAACGTAGAGTCCATCAGCGTGACTGGCGGCTCCGGCACCACGCGGACTGTGACCGTAACGCTCTCGTACTTCGGGAAGTACACGCTGCTAGCCTCCTCCATTGCGCTGCAGCCTCAGTGCAACGCGAGCGTCCTCTCGGAGCAACCCGTCCAGCTGGGCTCCTGGAGGCCCGGCACAGCAAAGGTCGCCACCTTCACGCTTGACGGCGCCCGCGCCCCTGCAGTCTGCCCCGTGAAGCTGCTTATCACGTGGGAGGACAGCTGGGACGACGCTAGCAGCATGAACACTCAGGCAAGCGGGTCCACGAGCCTCGACGCGTCGATCACGGCCTGCTGGTCCGAGGATCTGCGCGTGAGCCTGATGCCCCAGATGGTTTACATGAACTCGATCAACGGAGTGCTCCTCGACGTGGTGAATAACGGCTCCTCAACCCTGAGGAAGGTCTCGGTCACCGTCACTGGTCAGGGGGTCACGATCCTGAACGCCTCCGTCCCCCTAACCTACCAGCTTCAGGAGCTTCCAGCCGGCGCGCACTTCACCGCCCCGCTGAGCGTTGTACCCCAGTCCAGCTTCCCAACGGTGACGGTCACGCTATCCTACGTCGACTGCACCGGCAACGCTAAGACAACGGCTTACAGCATACCACTGTACGCGAGCCAGGGCCAAAGCATCCTTGTGGTGCCCTCTCCGTCAAGCGTCCTCGCCGGCTCGAGAAGCAACGTCACGCTCAACGTCATCAACCTCGGGAGCGTCGAGGCGAGCAACCTCCAGGTGATCCTAAGCCTCCAGGGCAGCCCGCTCGCAATTGACCCGGTGATGGCTAACCTGGGGAGTCTGAAGCCAGGGGAGACGAAGTCATTCACCGTCCGCGTGGACGTACCAAGCACCGCTTCGGCGAGCGTCCCTGTAACCTACCAGGCGGTCTACTACACGCCCGGCGGAGGGCTGACCTTCACCCAGGGCTCCTTCACGCTCTTCATCCTCCAGCGCTCAAGCCTCTCGATCACCTCGATCGAGGTCGTGCCTCAGAGGGCTGAGGTAGGCACCAACGTGGTGTTCGCGCTCAGCATAATCAACGACGGCACGTACCCTGTCTACGCGGTCAACGTCACCGCTTACCCGCCAGAGGGCCTAGCCTCAGCCAGGTCCCTGTACACCTTCCTCGGCCAGCTGAACCCCCAGGTTCTGACGAGCGTGCCATTCACCTTCAGGGCGGTGAAGGAGGGTAGCTACGAGGTGAGGTTCAGGGTCACGTACCGCGACGCTTACGGCAAAACAGCCTACGTGGAGAGGACGGCTGTCGTCGAGGTCGTCCCAGCTTCCTCAGCCCCGTCAAGCAGCAGCTCGCAGCACTCGTCCTCCAACGGCTACTTGGCGCTTCTGGTCGTAGCTGTCGTTGCGGTTGCGGGGCTCTACCTCTACTGGAGAAGACAGCGGAGGGGTGCGGCTGGTTGA